Proteins co-encoded in one Maylandia zebra isolate NMK-2024a linkage group LG16, Mzebra_GT3a, whole genome shotgun sequence genomic window:
- the LOC143412980 gene encoding C-type mannose receptor 2-like, whose product MTEERDLLTEKTKELKTLLCLSNQYKTCPVGWSKFNHRCYLQSERSDSWDAARKNCTDEEADLIVIDSPEEETFLSTIINEETWIGLNDKEQEGTWRWVDGTPPTLMYWASSQPDDGGDEDCAYVRNHGKNSWMDFRCSASFHWICEKTLNCKKTCSGGWSEFNCNCYIRSQSSGSWDAARKDCRDRGADLVVVDSPEEQTFLSTITTKRVWLGLTDEEQEGTWKWVDGTPLTLSYWGSTQPDNGGEEDCAHVYSGEDMTMDDCSCSTSLKWICEKAPDYCIVS is encoded by the exons ATGACTGAGGAGAGAGACCTGCTGACTGAAAAGACCAAAGAGCTGAAAACGCTGCTATGTTTGTCCAATCAGT ACAAAACATGTCCTGTAGGATGGAGCAAGTTCAATCATAGATGCTATCTCCAATCGGAAAGGTCTGATTCGTGGGATGCAGCCAGAAAGAACTGTACAGACGAAGAAGCCGATCTGATAGTCATTGACAGCCCCGAAGAAGAG ACTTTCCTCTCTACAATCATCAATGAAGAAACTTGGATTGGTTTGAATGACAAAGAACAGGAGGGAACATGGAGATGGGTAGATGGTACTCCACCGACTCTGAT GTACTGGGCATCGAGTCAACCTGATGATGGTGGAGATGAGGACTGTGCTTATGTCAGGAATCACGGCAAAAATTCTTGGATGGACTTTCGATGTTCAGCTTCTTTTCATTGGATCTGTGAAAAAACACTAAACTGCA AAAAGACATGTTCTGGAGGATGGAGCGAGTTCAACTGTAACTGCTATATCCGGTCTCAAAGCTCTGGTTCCTGGGATGCAGCCAGAAAGGACTGCAGAGACAGAGGAGCAGACCTGGTGGTTGTTGACAGCCCTGAAGAACAG ACCTTTCTCTCTACGATCACCACAAAAAGAGTTTGGCTTGGTTTGACTGATGAAGAACAGGAGGGAACATGGAAATGGGTGGATGGAACTCCACTGACTCTGTC GTACTGGGGATCGACTCAACCTGATAATGGTGGAGAAGAGGACTGTGCTCATGTCTACAGTGGTGAGGACATGACCATGGATGACTGTTCATGCTCAACTTCTCTTAAATGGATCTGTGAAAAAGCACCAGACTACTGTATTGTTTCTTGA